A window of Sporichthya brevicatena contains these coding sequences:
- a CDS encoding LLM class flavin-dependent oxidoreductase: protein MRLSVRVRYSGTAALEPLLLAAEEYGYDGFWVSEPWGVDASALLGWCAARTRRIALGTHVASVYARTPAATAAMAATLQDVSGGRFRLGLGTSGPHVVEGWHGVPFERPLARIRETVAAVRTVVAGEPVSHRDRRPLRTALPGDVPPVPVYVGALGPRNQELTADVADGWTPTPFTPDEPAFALPLTKRLAGNDRAVAVAPTVPAAVGDAEAVRALERGWSALYLRGMGDFYAAAAETMGFGAMVAALRAAPDRAAAKAAVTDDYVDAIGLFGPPERIRERATRYVAAGVDELVVELRKPHLDDQLNDLRVLVETLKGL from the coding sequence GTGCGCCTCTCGGTCCGCGTCCGCTACTCCGGGACCGCCGCGCTGGAGCCGCTGCTGCTCGCCGCGGAGGAGTACGGCTACGACGGCTTCTGGGTCAGCGAGCCCTGGGGAGTGGACGCCTCCGCACTGCTCGGCTGGTGCGCGGCCCGGACGCGGCGGATCGCGCTCGGGACGCACGTCGCGTCCGTGTACGCCCGCACCCCGGCGGCGACGGCGGCGATGGCCGCCACGCTCCAGGACGTCTCCGGCGGGCGGTTCCGCCTCGGGCTCGGGACCTCCGGTCCGCACGTGGTCGAGGGCTGGCACGGGGTGCCGTTCGAACGCCCGCTGGCCCGGATCCGCGAGACCGTCGCCGCCGTCCGGACCGTGGTCGCGGGGGAGCCCGTCTCCCACCGTGACCGGCGGCCGCTGCGCACCGCCCTGCCGGGCGACGTGCCGCCCGTGCCGGTCTACGTCGGCGCGCTCGGCCCGCGCAACCAGGAACTGACCGCCGACGTCGCCGACGGGTGGACGCCGACGCCGTTCACCCCGGACGAGCCGGCGTTCGCGCTCCCTTTGACGAAGCGGCTCGCGGGGAACGACCGGGCCGTCGCGGTCGCGCCCACCGTCCCGGCCGCCGTCGGTGACGCCGAGGCGGTGCGGGCCCTGGAACGCGGCTGGTCCGCGCTGTACCTGCGGGGGATGGGTGACTTCTACGCCGCGGCCGCGGAGACCATGGGCTTCGGCGCGATGGTCGCGGCGCTCCGCGCGGCGCCGGACCGGGCGGCGGCGAAGGCGGCCGTGACCGACGACTACGTCGACGCGATCGGGCTCTTCGGCCCGCCGGAGCGGATCCGCGAGCGGGCCACCCGCTACGTTGCCGCCGGCGTCGACGAACTCGTCGTCGAACTGCGCAAGCCCCACCTCGACGACCAACTCAACGACCTGCGGGTCCTGGTCGAGACGCTGAAAGGACTGTGA
- a CDS encoding nuclear transport factor 2 family protein, whose translation MDKLEIHELAARYADLCDRADWDAVVDLYTADGVFDAQDVYGRVATGHDDLLDFYKSFPTAIAHHPTSLYSTIDGDRATARMKMLVFFGSGGFSVNYDWELRGVDGEWRIARQSIAVQGKLPAAKSA comes from the coding sequence ATGGACAAGCTGGAGATCCACGAGCTCGCGGCGCGTTACGCCGACCTCTGCGACCGGGCGGACTGGGACGCCGTCGTCGACCTGTACACCGCGGACGGGGTGTTCGACGCGCAGGACGTCTACGGCCGCGTCGCGACCGGGCACGACGACCTGCTCGACTTCTACAAGTCGTTCCCCACCGCGATCGCGCACCACCCGACGAGCCTGTACTCCACGATCGACGGCGACCGCGCCACCGCGCGGATGAAGATGCTCGTCTTCTTCGGCTCCGGCGGGTTCTCGGTCAACTACGACTGGGAGCTGCGGGGCGTCGACGGCGAGTGGAGGATCGCGCGGCAGTCCATCGCGGTGCAGGGCAAGCTGCCGGCCGCGAAGTCGGCATGA